The Bos javanicus breed banteng chromosome 11, ARS-OSU_banteng_1.0, whole genome shotgun sequence genome includes a window with the following:
- the LOC133257522 gene encoding large ribosomal subunit protein eL21-like has product MTNTKGKRRGTRYMFSRTFRKHGVVPLATYMRIYKKGDIVGIKGMVTVQKGMPHKCYHGKTGRVYNVTQHAVGIIVNKQVKGKILAKRINVRIKHIKHSKSRDSFLKRVKENDQKKKEAKEKGTWVKLKRQPVPPREAHFVRTNGKEPELLEPIPYEFMA; this is encoded by the coding sequence ATGACCAACACAAAGGGAAAGAGGCGGGGCACCCGCTACATGTTCTCCAGGACTTTCAGAAAACATGGAGTTGTTCCCTTGGCCACATACATGCGAATCTACAAGAAGGGTGATATTGTAGGTATCAAGGGAATGGTTACTGTTCAAAAAGGAATGCCCCACAAGTGTTACCATGGCAAAACTGGGAGAGTCTACAATGTCACCCAGCATGCTGTTGGCATCATTGTAAACAAACAAGTTAAGGGCaagattcttgccaagagaattaaTGTGCGTATCAAGCATATTAAGCACTCTAAGAGCCGAGATAGCTTCCTGAAACGTGTGAAGGAAAAtgatcagaaaaagaaggaagccaAAGAGAAAGGGACTTGGGTTAAGCTGAAGCGCCAGCCTGTTCCACCCAGAGAAGCACACTTTGTGAGGACCAATGGAAAGGAACCCGAACTGTTGGAGCCCATTCCCTATGAATTCATGGCCTGA